In Sphaerisporangium krabiense, the DNA window CTCCGAGGAGGAGGACGAGGGCGAGGGGACCGGCGGCGAGCCGGACGGCGACGGGGCCGGAGTGGAAGGCGCGGCCGGCCGCGGCAGGCGGCGGCGCAGCTCGGCCAGATGCGCCTCGTGGCGCCGCTGGAAGCCGAGCAGCACGGCCGCGTTCCGCGACCCCGGCTCCGCGGCCCGGCGGTACAGGGCGACGATGCGCTCCTTGTCGGCGATGACCTCGGTCAGCAGGACGGTCTCGGGGTCGGGCGGGAGGGGACGGGGAGGCGTCGCGGCCCGCTGCCCCGTGGAGCAGCCCGCGACGGCGGCGGCGGCCGCGCCCGCGGCGGTGCCGCGCAGCACCGCTCGCCGGGACACGGCTACGGCACGCTGGCGCACGGAGCCTCCCGTGGATGACGGCTTTCGCTGGATCGGCACATAGCATCGTACGGCGCGTCACCGGGTGGGTGTCCGAGTGGCGCTCTTTCCGCGTCCCGGTGTCGATAGGCTGGTGAACCGTTGGGGCGAGGTACATCTTCGGCCGCCGCTTCGGGCGGCCGATATTCAATGGGAGGTCAGCATGGGCGCCGACGCTCGACGTGACCGCCTGATCAAGCTTCTCGAACCCGTCGCCGCCATGGAGGGTCTCGACCTGGAGGGCGTGACGATCACGCCCGCGGGCAAGCGGCGGGTGCTGCGCGTCATCGTGGACGGTGACGGCGGCGTGAGCCTCGACCAGCTCGCCGACGTCAGCAAGCTGGCGTCCAAGGCGCTCGACGAGAGCGACGTCATGGGTGGCGGCCCGTACGTCCTGGAGGTCACCTCGCCAGGGGTGGACCGCCCGCTCACCGAGCCGCGCCACTGGCGCCGCGCGCGGGGGCGGCTCGTGAAGGCCGACCTGCGCGACGGCACCACGGTCGAGGGCCGCGTGCTGTCGGCCCTCGACGCGGGGGTGAAGCTGTCCGTGGACGGCGCGACGCGCCTGCTCGCCTGGGACGAGCTCGCCAAGGGGCGGGTCCAGGTCGAGTTCCGCCGGATCGACGAGGCCGAGCTGGAACTGCTGGACGACGACCCGGAGGACCCGGATGGCGGGCCGGGCCTGGAAGACGACGAACACGACGCCGGCGGCGACGGCGGCAGGGGCTAGGGGGGAGCCTTGTGGACATTGACATGAGCGTCCTGCGCAGCCTGGAGCGCGAGAAGGACATCTCCTTCGACCTGGTCGTGAAGGCGATCGAGGACGCCCTGCTCATCGCGTACCACCGGACCGAGGGGGCGGCGGGCAAGGCGCGTGCCGAGCTGGACCGCCAGTCCGGGCACGTCAGCATCTGGGCGGCCGAGCTGGACGAGGACGGCCAGGTCATCCGGGAGTACGACGACACTCCCGGCAACTTCAGCCGTATCGCCGCGACCACGGCCAAGCAGGTCATCCTGCAGCAGCTGCGGAACGCCGAGGACGAGATCAACTTCGGTGAGTTCGCGAGCCGCGAGGGCGAGCTGGTCGCGGGCGTGATCCAGCAGGGCAAGGACCCGCGGGTGGTCCTGGTCGACCTGGGCAAGATCGAGGCGATCCTGCCGCACGCCGAGCAGGTCCCCGGCGAGGAGTACGTCCACGGCGAGCGGCTGCGCTGCTACGTCGTGCAGGTGAAGAAGGGGCACAAGGGCCCCTCGGTCACGCTGTCGCGCACGCACCCGAACCTGGTGAAGAAGCTGTTCGCCCTGGAGGTCCCCGAGATCGCCGACGGCACCGTCGAGATCGCGGCGATCGCCCGCGAGGCCGGCCACCGCACCAAGATCGCGGTCCGTTCGCGCCGGGGCGGGGTCAACGCCAAGGGCGCCTGCATCGGCCCCATGGGCTCCCGGGTCCGCAACGTGATGACCGAACTGCACGGCGAGAAGATCGACATCATCGACTGGTCGGAGGATCCCGCGGATTTCGTGGGGAATGCCCTGTCACCGGCCCGGGTTTCACATGTGGAAGTGGTCGACCTCGATGGTCGCGTCGCCCGGGTGACGGTGCCCGACTACCAGCTCTCCCTCGCGATCGGCAAGGAGGGGCAGAACGCCCGTCTGGCCGCCCGCCTCACGGGCTGGCGGATCGACATCCGGCCCGACACTCAGGCGGCACCGCCGGGGGATGCGAGGGATACGGGCAATGCCGTCGGTCCCGCCGATGCCTCCACAAGGTAAGCTTGAATACGGTGGCCGGGCGGCCCCTCTCAGAACATGTGTGGGTTGCCGGGTTCGCACGGTAAAGTCCGAGCTGCTCCGCCTGGTGGTGGTCGAGAACGTGATCGTTCCCGACCAGCGAGGGCGGTCGCGCGGCCGGGGTGCCTACGTGCATCCGGCTCCGCGCTGCCTGGAGCTCGCCGAACGACGCCGGGCGCTCCCGCGTGCTTTCCGCACGACGGGGCCGCTCGACGCGTCGTGCGTGCGGGCTTGTATTGCGGGGCTTGACGCCGAGTAGGACCGGGTGAATGGTTACCAACTGTCATGTAGGACGCCGAGTCGATAGGCGGGTCAGATAGCGATGAGCGCCTGATGAGCATGCGGCGATGAGTACGTACAAGTAGCGACGGTCCGGCGGCACAGCCTCCCGGGCCGAGTTAGGGAGTGCAGTGGCGAAGGTCCGAGTCTACGAGCTCGCCAAGGAGTTCGGAGTCGAGAGCAAGGTCGTGATGGCCAAGCTCCAAGAAATGGGCGAGTTCGTGCGATCGGCGTCTTCGACTATCGAGGCGCCGGTGGTCCGCAAGCTTACGGAGGCGTTTTCCCGAGGCGGCGACAGGTCGTCCAGGGGTTCGCAGAAGCCGTCCCCCCGTCCCGGTCCGGCGCAGGCCGGCAACGGCGCGGGGTCCGGCCAGGCGGTTCCGCGTCCCGGCCCGCGTCCCGGTCCGGGGCCGCGTCCCGGGCCCGGCAACGTCGCGCCGCGTCCGCCCGTCCCCATGCCCCATGTCAACCAGCAGCCTCCGCAGGAGGCTCCGCGTCCCGGTCCCGGGCCGCGCCCCGAGGCTCCGCGCCCGCGTCAGGACGCCCCGCGCACCGAGAGCCCTCGGTTCGAGGCGCCGCGCACCGACGCGCCGCGTCCCGAGGCCGCCCGTTCCGAGGCGCCCCGTTCCGACGCGCCTCGGTCCGAGGCGCCCCGCCCGGCGGTCCCGGGCGCGCGTCCCGGCCCGAAGCCCGGCCCTCGGCCCGGCCCCGGCCAGCAGCGTCCCGCCGCCGGCCCCGGTGGCGGTCCCGGCGGTCCCCGCTCCGGCGCGCCCGCGCCCGGCGCCCCGCGCCCGTCGGCTCCCAAGCCGGGCCCGCGCGGCCCGCGCCCGGGCAACAACCCCTTCTCCTCGAACGCGAGCGGCATGGGCCAGCGTCCGCCGCGTCCGGGCCGCGAGGGCGGTCCCGGCCGTGACGGCGGTCCCCGTGAGGGCGGTCCCCGCGAGCGCCGTGACGGCCCGCCGCGCGAGCCGCGCCGCGACGGCGCTCCTCGCGACGGCGCGATGCCGCGTCCGCCCGGCGCGCGTTCCGGCGCTCCCGGCGCGGCAGGTCCGCGTCCGGGCCCGGCGGCCGGGCCGCGTCCCGGCGCGCCCGGCGCGGGCGGTCCCCGTCCCGGCGGTCCCCGGCCCAACCCGATGATGATGCCCTCCCGTCCGCTCGGCCCTGGTGGCGGCGGCGGTGGCGCGGGCCGTCCCGGCGGTGGCGGCGGTGGCCGTCCCGGCGGCGGACGTCCCGGTGGCGGCGGTGGCGGCGCGGGCCGTCCCGGTGGCGGCGGCGGCTTCGCCGGTCCGCGCACGGGCGCCGGTGGCCGCCCGGGTGGCGCCGGCACCGGTGGCGGTGGCGGCGGCGGTGGTTTCGCCGGCCGTCCCGGCGGTGGCGGCGGCCGTGGCCGCGGTGGCACGGCGGGAGCCTTCGGGCGTCCCGGCGGCCGTCCGACCCGTGGCCGCAAGTCCAAGCGCCAGAGGCGTCAAGAGTTCGACAACATGCAGGCGCCGTCGATCGGCGGCGTGCAGGTCCCGCGTGGCACCGGCCAGACCCTGCGTCTTCCGCGTGGCGCCTCGCTGTCCGACTTCGCCGACAAGATCGGCGCGAACCCGGCGTCGCTGGTGCAGATCATGCTGCACCTCGGCGAGATGGTGACCGCCACCCAGTCGGTGAACGAGGAGACCCTGCAGCTCCTGGGTGCCGAGCTCAACTACAACATCCAGGTCGTCAGCCCGGAGGAGGAGGACCGCGAGCTTCTCGAGTCCTTCGACATCGAGTTCGGCGAGGACGAGGGCGACGAGTCCGACCTGGAGGCGCGCCCGCCGGTCGTGACCGTCATGGGTCACGTCGACCACGGTAAGACCAAGCTGCTCGACGCCATCCGCAACACCAACGTGGTGGCCCGCGAGGCCGGTGGCATCACCCAGCACATCGGCGCCTACCAGGTCGGTACCACGCACGAGGGCGCCGACCGGAAGATCACCTTCATCGACACCCCGGGTCACGAGGCGTTCACCGCCATGCGTGCCCGCGGTGCCCAGGCGACCGACATCGCCGTGCTGGTGGTCGCCGCGGACGACGGTGTGAAGCCGCAGACCATCGAGGCGCTGAACCACGCCCAGGCGGCCGACGTGCCGGTCGTGGTCGCGGTCAACAAGATCGACAAGGAGGGCGCGGACCCGAACAAGGTGCGGGCCCAGCTCACCGAGTACGGTCTGGTGGCCGAGGAGTACGGCGGCTCCACGTTGTTCGTGGACATCTCCGCCAAGCAGGGCCTCGGCATCGACGACCTGCTGGAGGCGATCCTGCTCACGGCGGACGCCGAGCTCGACCTGCGCGCCAACCCGACGATGGACGCCCAGGGCCTCGCCATCGAGGCGCACCTGGACAAGGGCCGCGGCCCCGTGGCCACGGTGCTCGTCCAGCGCGGCACGCTGCGGGTCGGCGACTCGATCGTCTGTGGCGAGGCGTTCGGCCGCGTCCGCGCCCTGCTCGACGACAACATGCAGCCGGTCACCGAGGCCGACCCGTCGCGCCCGGTCCTGGTGCTGGGCCTGACGGCCGTCCCGAGCGCGGGCGACAACTTCATCGTCGTCAGCGACGACCGGATGGCGCGTCAGATCGCCCAGCAGCGCGTGGCGCGGCAGCGCATCGCCGACATGGCGAAGTCCAGCCGCCGCCGCACCCTCGAAGAGCTCTTCAAGGACATGGAGAAGGGCACCGCCGATGAGCTCAAGCTCATCATCAAGGGTGACGTCTCCGGTTCCGTGGAGGCCCTCGAGGACGCACTGCTCAAGATCGACGTCGGCGAGGAGGTCCGCCTGCGGGTGCTCCACCGCGCGGTCGGCGCCATCACCGAGTACGACGTCAACCTGGCGATCGCCGACGACAACGCCGTCATCATCGGCTTCAACGTTCGCCCGGAGGTCCGGGCGCGCGATCTGGCCGAGCGCGAGGGCGTGGACATCCGGTACTACTCGGTCATCTACCAGGCGATCGAGGAGATCGAGGCGGCCCTGAAGGGCATGCTGAAGCCGGAGTTCGAGGAGGTCCAGACCGGCACGGCCGAGGTTCGCGAGGTCTTCAAGGTCCCGCGGATCGGCAACGTGGCGGGCTGTCTCGTCCGCTCGGGCACGATCACCCGCAACAGCAAGGCCCGGATCATCCGCGACGGTGTCGTCGTGGCCGACAACCTCACGGTGTCGTCCCTGCGCAGGTTCAAGGACGACGCGACCGAGGTCCGCGAGGGCTTCGAGTGCGGTATCGGCGTCGGATACAACGACATCAAGATCGACGACGTCATCGAGACGTTTGAGATGCGGGAGAAGCCGCGCGTCTGACGGTGTGCGACGGCACGGCGGCGGGCGTCCGCGCGGGGTCCCTACGGGGCCTCCGCGAACGCCCGCGCCGTGCCCCCACCCCGGGACACGCGGCGCCGGCCATGTACATAGGTGCTCTGACATTGGACATCCTGCTCGGCGACGTTCATTCGCTGAAGCAGAAGCGCTCCGTGGTGCGTCCGCTCATCGCCGAGGTGCGCCGCAGGTTCCCCGCGGTCGCGGTGGCCGAGACCGGTCATCTCGACCTGCACCGCCGCAGTGAGATCGGCGTGGCCGTGGTCTCGGCCACCGCGGGAAACTGCGATGAGGTGCTGCAGGCGTGCGAGCGGCTGGTGGCCTTCCACCCGGAGATCGAGTTGCTGTCCGCCAGACATCGGCTCTTCAACGAGGACGAAGATTAGGGCCCGCGGGAAGTCCCTGTTCCCGCGGGCCGTTAAGCGAGTAAGCGAGCAAAGAGGGGGAGCGCGATCGTGGACGCAGCACGCGCCCGCAAAGTTGCGGACCGCATTCAGCAGGTCGTCGCCGAGATGCTGGAGCGGCGGATCAAGGATCCCCGCCTGGGCTTCGTGACGGTCACCGACACCCGCATCACCCCCGACCTCCGCGACGCGACGGTCTACTACACCGTCTTCGGCTCGGAGGCCGAGCGGGCCGACACCGCCGCCGCCCTCGAGAGCGCCAAGGGCATCATCCGCTCGGAGGTCGGCCGCCAGACCGGCGTGCGGCACACTCCGACGCTGACCTTCAGCCACGACCCCCTGCCCGACAGCGCCCGCCACCTCGACGAGCTGCTCGCCGAGGCACGGGCCCGCGACGAGGAGATCGCCAAGAAGGCCGAGGGCGCGGTGCACGCCGGCGAGGCCGATCCGTACCGCAGGCCCGACGAGGACCTGGAGGACGGCGACGACCTCGGCGGCGCGGAGGAGTCGTCCGAGAGGGCGAGGCGTTCCGCGCTGTGACCACCGGCACTGCACCTGGGACGCCCGCCGTGCGGGAGGCGGACTGGCGGCGGGCCTGCGAGCTGATCCGGGGGGCCGAGGAGGTCGCGCTGGCCTGCCACGTCTGCCCGGACGGCGACGCGCTCGGCTCGATGCTCGGCCTCGGCCTCGCCCTGCGGGGCGCGGGCACGCGGGTGTCGGCCTCGTTCGGCGACCGCCGCTTCGAGGTCCCGCGCCTGCTGCGCTACCTGCCCGGCCAGGAGCTCCTGACCGAGCCGGGGGACTGTCCCGCCGAACCCGACCTCATGATCACCTTCGACACCCCCTCCGTGGACCGCCTGGGCCTGCTCGCGCCGAACGCCGGCAAGGCCCAGGAGCTGATCGTGATCGACCACCATCCCTCCAACACCGGCTTCGGCACCGTCCCGCTGGTCGACCCCGCGGCGGCGTCCACCTCCATGCTGGTGGAGGAGCTGCTCGGCAGGCTCGGCTGCGCGCTCGACCGCGACATCGCCACCTGCCTCTACACCGGCCTGGTCACCGACACCGGCTCCTTCCGGCACTCCTCCACCACCCCGGCCGCGCACCGCATGGCGGCCAGGCTCGTGGAGGCGGGCCTGCGCACCGACGAGATCGCCCGCGAGCTGTGGGACCGTTCCCCGTTCTCCTACCTCAAGGTGCTCGCCGCCGCCCTGGAGCGGGCCACGCTGGACCGGGAGGCCGCGGGCGGGCACGGCATGGTGTGGACGTACGTGCGCCGCGACGACCGGGCCGCGCACTGCCTGCCGTACGCCGAGTGCGAGGGGATCATCGACGTGATCCGCCGCACCGACGAGCCGGACGTCGCGGTCGTGCTCAAGGAGGACGACGAGGGGGCCTGGCAGGTCTCCACCCGCTCCAAGGGCATGGTGGACGTCGGCCGCGCCTGCACGTTGCTCGGCGGTGGCGGCCACGTCCGGGCGGCCGGGTTCACCTCGCACGACTCCCCGGAGCGGACCATCGCGCGGCTGCGCGCCGTGCTCGGGCCCACGACGTGAGCCGGCCGAGGCCCCCCGCGCCGCCGAGCGGGCTGATCATCGTGGACAAGCCGGCCGGGTGGACGTCGCACGACGTCGTGGGCAAGCTGCGCCGTCTGGCGGGCACGCGCCGGGTCGGCCACGCGGGCACGCTGGACCCGATGGCCACCGGCGTGCTGGTCGTCGGCGTCGAGAAGGCGACCCGCCTGCTCGGCCACCTCGCGCTCACCGAGAAGGGGTACGACGCGACGATCCGCCTCGGGGTCACCACGAACACCGACGACGCCGAGGGCGAGGTCCTGTCCGAGACCTCGGCGGCGCAGGTGCCCGACGAGGCGCTGCACGCGGGGGTGGCCGCGCTCACCGGCCCCATCATGCAGGTTCCGCCGCAGGTCAGCGCCATCAAGGTGAACGGTGAGCGGGCCTACAAGCGCGTCAGGGACGGCGAGGAGGTCGAGCTGGCCGCCCGCCCGGTGACCGTCCACGCCTTCGAGGTCACCGCCGTGCGCCGCGAAGGGACGGCCGTCGAGGTGGACGCCTCGGTGCGCTGCTCCAGCGGCACCTACATCCGTTCGCTGGCCCGCGACCTCGGGCGCGCGCTCGGCGTCGGCGGTCACCTGACCCGGCTGCGCCGCACCCGCGTCGGCCCCTACGACCTGTCGATGGCCCGCACCATCGAGGAGCTCGCGCGGGACTGCGCGATCCTGCCCATGGCCGAGGCGGTGGCGGCGGCCTTCCCGCGGATGGACGTCTCGGCGGACCAGGCCCGGCTGATCGGCCACGGCGGGCGCCTGCCCGCGGCGGGTCTCGGCGGCGGCCCGATCGGCGTGTTCGGCCCGGACGGCGACCTGCTGGCCCTGGTGGAGGAGCACGGCAGGACGGTCAAGCCGCTGGCCGTCTTCGTCGCGTGACCTGATCCCCCTGCGCATGGAGCCGGGCCGGACCATGAAGGTCCGGCCCGGCGATCCCCCGCCTCGGGCGGCGCGGAACGACGCGGGGGAGGAGCGGATCAGTACTCGACGCGGATCGTGGCCCCGGAGAAGCCCTGGGTCGCGTACAGGCTGATGTAGTTGTATCCGGCGGGCGGGTTGGCGATGGTCAGCGTCTCGGCGTTGCCCGTGCCCGCGGAGCGCTGGCTGTAGGCCGTGGTGGTGGCCCAGGACGAGCGGCTGTAGTACAGGTCGGCGTTGCCGGTGCCGCCCGAGGAGGTGATGACCAGCCTCTGCGTGCCCGCCGGGACGTTCAGGTAGAAGTACTTGTAGTTCCCGGTCGTGGCCGACAGGCCGCTCCGCTGGCAGTTACGGCCGAGCTCGTCGGTCCGCGCGGCCGTGCACTCGGGGAACTGGGAGCCCCCGGAGGTCACGGTGACCTGCTGGCTGGTGGTGGCGGAGGCCCCGCCGTTGTCGGTGACGGTGAGCTGGACGGTGTAGGTGCCGGCCGCGGCGTAGGTCCGTGTGGGGTTGGCCGCGGTGGAGGTGCCGCCGTCCCCGAAGTTCCACCGGCGCGCGGCGATGGTGCCGTCGGAGTCGGTGGAGGCGTCGGTGAAGGCGGCCGCCAGCCCGTTGGTGGTGTAGGTGAACCGGGCGACCGGGGCCTGGTTTCCGGTGCCGCCGCCCGCGCAGGCGCCGGCCGCGCAGGCCGCGAGCCAGGTCCACCAGTCGCTGTCGTAGCGGCTGCCGATGGTGGAGGTCAGGTAGGACCGCGCGGCGCTCCAGTTGCCCGTCCGGTAGTAGCCGAGGACGGTGGACAGCTCGGAGGGGTGCCGTTCGAACATGTAGCGGACGGCCAGGTAGCCCCAGCGGTAGATGCGCGTGGTGTCGTGCGAGTAGGTGGTGTCCCACAGCGCGCTGAGCGCGTACGTGCGCTTCGCGGCCTCGGTGATGGCCGCGTCGTAGGTCACCTTGCGGTAGGAGTACGACACGTACTCGGCGAAGCCCTCGATCCACCAGATGGTCGGGGTGGTGATGCCGGCGTTGAAGTCGCCGTACATGTCGAACCGGCCGTCGAGGTAGTGGGTGTACTCGTGGTTGAGGTTCCAGATCTCGAAGGTGGGGCGCACCCATTCGGCCTCGTAGGCGATGAAGCGCGGCTGGTTGCCCGTGGCCGCGGGGTCGCCTTCCAGGTACATGCCGCCGTTGTTGGTGTCGATGCCGAACATCGCCCCGGCGTAGGTCTGGTAGTCGGTGCTGGAGTCGAAGATGCAGACCTCGATCGTGGTGTTGCCGTCACCCGCGACCGCGCGTCCGCCGTCGTTGACCAGGCCGTGGAAGTAGGCGTCCTGGCTGGTCAGGCTCTTGCAACTGTCGGCGAGCTGCGTGGCGGTCATGTCCTGGGCGCGGAACTTGATGCTGGAGCTGCAGGTGTAGGTGGTCTTCAGCACGGCCGCCGCGAGCCTGTTCTGCAGGTCGCAGACGTCGTAGTAGGCGCAGTTGGCCTTGTCGAAGGCGTCGGCCATCTCGGCCACGCCCACCCACAGCGCGGCGTAGGGCCCGGTGATGGCGCTGCGGCCGAGCAGGTCCTTGGCCATCGGGCGCACGGTGGCCTGCATCGCGGTGTGCTGGAGGAACCGGCCGAGCTCGCGCCCGGCGTTGGAGGTGAGGTAGGCGTTGTCGGTGCCGAGCAGGTCCAGGTGGTTGACTGCGAAGGAGCGCAGCGTGTTCAGCACCGTCGGGTCGGACTGCACCTTGGTCACGAACGCGGGCACGTAGTGGCCGCGGAACAGCACCGTGTAGACGTTGTTGACCGCGTTGAGCATCCACCAGTACGCGTTGTAGGAGCTGTTGTAGCCGTTCAGCATGCGGATGACGACGTTCAGGTAGCGGTCGTTCTCCTGGGCGCTGTCGATGAGCGTGATCGCCTCGGCGAGCACCTCGCCGTTGGCGTCGCTGACCGTGAAGGCCCGGGAGGCGGCGAAGAAGGTGTCCAGGCCGGACTGGATCGCGGTCTTCAGCCCCTGCCCGTAGGTGCCGACCGTGGCGGGGTCGTACCACTGGACGTAGTACCCGGCCCGCAGGTACAGCACGAGCTGCGCCAGGCCGGTGCTGTTGTCGCCGGGGTGGTTGACCGCGCCGTCGCGCAGCGCGTAGGCGACCGTGGTCATCTGCGTCTCGCGGAACGCGTAGTAGGCGTCGGTGCCGCTGAGGGAGAACAGGGTGTTGACGCAGTCGGTCGTCGAGGACTTGATCTGCTGGACCAGCGCGCTGCCGGAGCGGCTGGTGAAGTCGCTCGCCGAGCACGCCGCGGCGGCCGCGGCGGCGCTCTTGCGGGCCGAGGACGGCCGGGGGTGCTCGGGCGCGGTGGCGGGCTCGTCGGGGTCGCGGCGCAGGGCGTCCTTGGCGGCGCCGACCGGCGGCCGGTCCTTGACCGCGAGGGGGGCCTTCCTGACGTGGCCGGCGTCCTTGCCCGCCACGGCGGCGGGCGACGGCCTGGCCGCCGCGGACGCCGGGGTGGCGGGCTGGACGGCGAGGCCAAGGGCCAGGACGAGGGGGACGGTCAGCAGCCTGGGCAGGCGCCAGGCATGGGTGAGCGTCACGTACAACCTCCGGGGGGTGTTCGGCGATCAGGCGCGAGGTTGCGCAGAAAACGGGGGTGGGCTCGTGCCGCCCGTGCGACGGGCGGGGGAACCGGGCGGTCCCGGGGGCTCAGGCCCGGAGACCGGATGTCGTGCAGTGCCCGGAGTCTGGCCGCAAAACCGGGCGAGGCGTCATAGAAGGGCTCATAGATTCCGGCTATGGCCGCGTCCGGTCCGAGGCGAAGGCGTTGCCGGTCCGTGTCCAACAAAGGTCCCCAAAAACCCAAATAATTCGCCCATAATCAGGATTTGTGGACCTTGAGATCCGGCACCTCCGCATGATCTGCGCCCTCGCGGAGACGGGCAGCGTGACCCGGGCCGCCGCCCGGCTCGGGCTGTCCCAGCCGGCCATCACCAGCCGTCTGCACCACCTGGAAACACTCGTCGGCGCCACGCTGTTCGTGCGCAGCCGCTCCGGCGTCGAGCCGACGGCCCTCGGCAGCCAGGTGGTGGCCCGCGCCAGGATCGTCCTGGCCGAGGTGGACGCGCTGCTCGGCGACCTGCGCGTGCCCCGCGGCCCCGACGGCGTGCTGCGCCTCGGCTCGGTGCACGTGGCGTGCGTGGCGAGCATCGTCGGGCGGGTGTCGGAGGCGCTGCCCGGGCGCGAGGTGTCCCTGCGCA includes these proteins:
- a CDS encoding DHH family phosphoesterase produces the protein MTTGTAPGTPAVREADWRRACELIRGAEEVALACHVCPDGDALGSMLGLGLALRGAGTRVSASFGDRRFEVPRLLRYLPGQELLTEPGDCPAEPDLMITFDTPSVDRLGLLAPNAGKAQELIVIDHHPSNTGFGTVPLVDPAAASTSMLVEELLGRLGCALDRDIATCLYTGLVTDTGSFRHSSTTPAAHRMAARLVEAGLRTDEIARELWDRSPFSYLKVLAAALERATLDREAAGGHGMVWTYVRRDDRAAHCLPYAECEGIIDVIRRTDEPDVAVVLKEDDEGAWQVSTRSKGMVDVGRACTLLGGGGHVRAAGFTSHDSPERTIARLRAVLGPTT
- a CDS encoding DUF503 domain-containing protein produces the protein MYIGALTLDILLGDVHSLKQKRSVVRPLIAEVRRRFPAVAVAETGHLDLHRRSEIGVAVVSATAGNCDEVLQACERLVAFHPEIELLSARHRLFNEDED
- the nusA gene encoding transcription termination factor NusA, with protein sequence MSVLRSLEREKDISFDLVVKAIEDALLIAYHRTEGAAGKARAELDRQSGHVSIWAAELDEDGQVIREYDDTPGNFSRIAATTAKQVILQQLRNAEDEINFGEFASREGELVAGVIQQGKDPRVVLVDLGKIEAILPHAEQVPGEEYVHGERLRCYVVQVKKGHKGPSVTLSRTHPNLVKKLFALEVPEIADGTVEIAAIAREAGHRTKIAVRSRRGGVNAKGACIGPMGSRVRNVMTELHGEKIDIIDWSEDPADFVGNALSPARVSHVEVVDLDGRVARVTVPDYQLSLAIGKEGQNARLAARLTGWRIDIRPDTQAAPPGDARDTGNAVGPADASTR
- the rbfA gene encoding 30S ribosome-binding factor RbfA, whose amino-acid sequence is MVDAARARKVADRIQQVVAEMLERRIKDPRLGFVTVTDTRITPDLRDATVYYTVFGSEAERADTAAALESAKGIIRSEVGRQTGVRHTPTLTFSHDPLPDSARHLDELLAEARARDEEIAKKAEGAVHAGEADPYRRPDEDLEDGDDLGGAEESSERARRSAL
- the rimP gene encoding ribosome maturation factor RimP — its product is MGADARRDRLIKLLEPVAAMEGLDLEGVTITPAGKRRVLRVIVDGDGGVSLDQLADVSKLASKALDESDVMGGGPYVLEVTSPGVDRPLTEPRHWRRARGRLVKADLRDGTTVEGRVLSALDAGVKLSVDGATRLLAWDELAKGRVQVEFRRIDEAELELLDDDPEDPDGGPGLEDDEHDAGGDGGRG
- the infB gene encoding translation initiation factor IF-2, producing MAKVRVYELAKEFGVESKVVMAKLQEMGEFVRSASSTIEAPVVRKLTEAFSRGGDRSSRGSQKPSPRPGPAQAGNGAGSGQAVPRPGPRPGPGPRPGPGNVAPRPPVPMPHVNQQPPQEAPRPGPGPRPEAPRPRQDAPRTESPRFEAPRTDAPRPEAARSEAPRSDAPRSEAPRPAVPGARPGPKPGPRPGPGQQRPAAGPGGGPGGPRSGAPAPGAPRPSAPKPGPRGPRPGNNPFSSNASGMGQRPPRPGREGGPGRDGGPREGGPRERRDGPPREPRRDGAPRDGAMPRPPGARSGAPGAAGPRPGPAAGPRPGAPGAGGPRPGGPRPNPMMMPSRPLGPGGGGGGAGRPGGGGGGRPGGGRPGGGGGGAGRPGGGGGFAGPRTGAGGRPGGAGTGGGGGGGGFAGRPGGGGGRGRGGTAGAFGRPGGRPTRGRKSKRQRRQEFDNMQAPSIGGVQVPRGTGQTLRLPRGASLSDFADKIGANPASLVQIMLHLGEMVTATQSVNEETLQLLGAELNYNIQVVSPEEEDRELLESFDIEFGEDEGDESDLEARPPVVTVMGHVDHGKTKLLDAIRNTNVVAREAGGITQHIGAYQVGTTHEGADRKITFIDTPGHEAFTAMRARGAQATDIAVLVVAADDGVKPQTIEALNHAQAADVPVVVAVNKIDKEGADPNKVRAQLTEYGLVAEEYGGSTLFVDISAKQGLGIDDLLEAILLTADAELDLRANPTMDAQGLAIEAHLDKGRGPVATVLVQRGTLRVGDSIVCGEAFGRVRALLDDNMQPVTEADPSRPVLVLGLTAVPSAGDNFIVVSDDRMARQIAQQRVARQRIADMAKSSRRRTLEELFKDMEKGTADELKLIIKGDVSGSVEALEDALLKIDVGEEVRLRVLHRAVGAITEYDVNLAIADDNAVIIGFNVRPEVRARDLAEREGVDIRYYSVIYQAIEEIEAALKGMLKPEFEEVQTGTAEVREVFKVPRIGNVAGCLVRSGTITRNSKARIIRDGVVVADNLTVSSLRRFKDDATEVREGFECGIGVGYNDIKIDDVIETFEMREKPRV
- the truB gene encoding tRNA pseudouridine(55) synthase TruB, with amino-acid sequence MSRPRPPAPPSGLIIVDKPAGWTSHDVVGKLRRLAGTRRVGHAGTLDPMATGVLVVGVEKATRLLGHLALTEKGYDATIRLGVTTNTDDAEGEVLSETSAAQVPDEALHAGVAALTGPIMQVPPQVSAIKVNGERAYKRVRDGEEVELAARPVTVHAFEVTAVRREGTAVEVDASVRCSSGTYIRSLARDLGRALGVGGHLTRLRRTRVGPYDLSMARTIEELARDCAILPMAEAVAAAFPRMDVSADQARLIGHGGRLPAAGLGGGPIGVFGPDGDLLALVEEHGRTVKPLAVFVA
- a CDS encoding collagenase, which codes for MTLTHAWRLPRLLTVPLVLALGLAVQPATPASAAARPSPAAVAGKDAGHVRKAPLAVKDRPPVGAAKDALRRDPDEPATAPEHPRPSSARKSAAAAAAACSASDFTSRSGSALVQQIKSSTTDCVNTLFSLSGTDAYYAFRETQMTTVAYALRDGAVNHPGDNSTGLAQLVLYLRAGYYVQWYDPATVGTYGQGLKTAIQSGLDTFFAASRAFTVSDANGEVLAEAITLIDSAQENDRYLNVVIRMLNGYNSSYNAYWWMLNAVNNVYTVLFRGHYVPAFVTKVQSDPTVLNTLRSFAVNHLDLLGTDNAYLTSNAGRELGRFLQHTAMQATVRPMAKDLLGRSAITGPYAALWVGVAEMADAFDKANCAYYDVCDLQNRLAAAVLKTTYTCSSSIKFRAQDMTATQLADSCKSLTSQDAYFHGLVNDGGRAVAGDGNTTIEVCIFDSSTDYQTYAGAMFGIDTNNGGMYLEGDPAATGNQPRFIAYEAEWVRPTFEIWNLNHEYTHYLDGRFDMYGDFNAGITTPTIWWIEGFAEYVSYSYRKVTYDAAITEAAKRTYALSALWDTTYSHDTTRIYRWGYLAVRYMFERHPSELSTVLGYYRTGNWSAARSYLTSTIGSRYDSDWWTWLAACAAGACAGGGTGNQAPVARFTYTTNGLAAAFTDASTDSDGTIAARRWNFGDGGTSTAANPTRTYAAAGTYTVQLTVTDNGGASATTSQQVTVTSGGSQFPECTAARTDELGRNCQRSGLSATTGNYKYFYLNVPAGTQRLVITSSGGTGNADLYYSRSSWATTTAYSQRSAGTGNAETLTIANPPAGYNYISLYATQGFSGATIRVEY
- a CDS encoding YlxR family protein codes for the protein MPPQGKLEYGGRAAPLRTCVGCRVRTVKSELLRLVVVENVIVPDQRGRSRGRGAYVHPAPRCLELAERRRALPRAFRTTGPLDASCVRACIAGLDAE